One genomic region from Labeo rohita strain BAU-BD-2019 chromosome 7, IGBB_LRoh.1.0, whole genome shotgun sequence encodes:
- the cbln11 gene encoding cerebellin 11, whose protein sequence is MALFQLFLISILSSCVAQDEDIMTPVVNIFSELKELKASINGLTADLNTAKNEIAEQKSLIHELQRQIKESPKVAFTASMSSKQSTHRGPFSDETKLIFDKILTNIGNAYDPVTGVFKAPVKGVYYFRYSGSAFSSHDMGLSIFKGTARFVSSYEYNSGERNDLMSNGAVMELDVGEEVHMRLWIRSWIFVDRRYNYSTFTGYLLYPLDSTPV, encoded by the exons ATGgctttatttcagcttttcttAATTTCTATATTAAGCTCCTGCGTGGCACAGGATGAGGATATTATGACTCCTGTGGTGAATATCTTCTCTGAGCTGAAGGAGCTTAAAGCTTCAATCAATGGACTGACAGCGGATCTGAACACTGCTAAAAATGAAATCGCAGAGCAGAAAAGCTTGATTCACGAGCTGCAGAGACAGATTAAAG AGAGTCCTAAAGTGGCATTCACTGCATCCATGTCATCTAAACAGAGTACACACCGAGGACCTTTTAGTGACGAGACTAAGCTTATCTTTGATAAAATCCTAACCAACATTGGCAATGCATATGACCCTGTCACAG GCGTCTTCAAAGCACCTGTTAAAGGTGTGTATTACTTCAGGTACTCAGGCTCCGCGTTTTCCTCTCATGATATGGGTCTGAGCATTTTTAAAGGCACGGCACGATTTGTGTCTTCATACGAGTATAATTCTGGCGAGCGCAACGACCTAATGTCCAATGGAGCCGTGATGGAGCTGGATGTTGGAGAGGAGGTTCACATGAGGCTGTGGATCAGATCCTGGATCTTTGTGGATCGACGGTACAACTACTCCACTTTCACAGGCTACCTGCTTTACCCACTGGATTCTACTCCTGTATAA